One window of the Bos indicus isolate NIAB-ARS_2022 breed Sahiwal x Tharparkar chromosome 15, NIAB-ARS_B.indTharparkar_mat_pri_1.0, whole genome shotgun sequence genome contains the following:
- the MADD gene encoding MAP kinase-activating death domain protein isoform X35, whose translation MVQKKKSCPRLLDYLVIVGARHPSSDSVAQTPELLRRYPLEDHSEFPLPPDVVFFCQPEGCLSVRQRRMTLRDDTSFVFTLTDKDTGVTRYGICVNFYRSFQKRVPKEKGEAGPGSRGKEGPRAPFVSEEVGPKTSESGPSLQPPSADSTPDVSQSPRARRRAKAGSRSRNSTLTSLCVLSHYPFFSTFRECLYTLKRLVDCCSERLLGKKLGLPRGIQRDTMWRIFTGSLLVEEKSSALLHDLREIEAWIYRLLRSPVPVSGQKRVDIEVLPQELQQALTFALPDPSRFTLVDFPLHLPLELLGVDACLQVLTCILLEHKVVLQSRDYNALSMSVMAFVAMIYPLEYMFPVIPLLPTCMASAEQLLLAPTPYIIGVPASFFLYKLDFKMPDDVWLVDLDSNRVIAPTNAEVLPILPEPESLELKKHLKQALASMSLNTQPILNLEKFHEGQEIPLLLGRPSNDLQSTPSTEFNPLIYGNDVDSVDVATRVAMVRFFNSPNVLQGFQMHTRTLRLFPRPVVAFQAGSFLASRPRQTPFAEKLARTQAVEYFGEWILNPTNYAFQRIHNNMFDPALIGDKPKWYAHQLQPIHYRVYDSGSQLAEALSVPPERDSDSDPTDDSGSDSMDYDDSSSSYSSLGDFVSEMMKCDINGDTPNVDPLTHAALGDASEVAIEELQNQKEAEEPGPDGESSQENPPLRSSPSTTVSSSPSTIIHGASSEPVDSAETDDKAAGGVPKSVPTVPPGMGKCSMDRHQTETGEGSVRQRASDSPCLQPQCGFPPEEDDEQGESYTPRFSQHVSGHRAQKLLRPSSLKLASDSDAESDSRASSPTSTVSSNSTEGFGGIMSLASSLYRNHSTSFSLSNLTLPTKGAREKSTPFPSLKGHRRALVDQKSSVIKHSPTVKREPPSPQGRASNSSENQQFLKEVVHSVLDGQGVGWLNMKKVRRLLESEQLRVFVLSKLNRTVQSEDEARQDVIPDVEISRKVYKGMLDLLKCTVLSLEQSFAHAGLGGMASIFGLLEIAQTHYYSKEPDKRKRSPTESISTPVGKDPGLAGRGDPKAMAQLRVPQLGPLAPSAPGKSPKELDTRSLKEENFVASIELWSKHQEVKNQKALEKQRPEVIKPTFDLGETDEKKSQVSADSGVSLTSGSQRTDPDSVISVSPAVMIRSSSQDSEVSNSSGETLGADSDLSSSAGDGPGGEGSAYLAGSRGTLSDSEIETNSATSAIFGKAHSLKPSVKEKLVGSPVRFSEDVSQRVYLYEGLLGRDKGSMWDQLEDAAMETFSISKERSTLWDQMQFWEDAFLDAVMLEREGMGMDQGPQEMIDRYLSLGEHDRKRLEDDEDRLLATLLHNLISYMLLMKVNKNDIRKKVRRLMGKSHIGLVYSQQINEVLDQLANLNGRDLSIRSSGSRHMKKQTFVVHAGTDTNGDIFFMEVCDDCVVLRSNIGTVYERWWYEKLINMTYCPKTKVLCLWRRNGSETQLNKFYTKKCRELYYCVKDSMERAAARQQSIKPGPELGGEFPVQDMKTGEGGLLQVTLEGINLKFMHNQFLKLKKW comes from the exons ATGGTGCAAAAGAAGAAGTCCTGTCCTCGGTTACTTGACTACCTGGTGATCGTAGGGGCCAG GCACCCGAGCAGTGACAGTGTGGCCCAGACTCCGGAACTGCTACGGCGGTACCCACTAGAGGACCACTCGGAGTTTCCCCTGCCCCCGGATGTCGTGTTCTTCTGCCAGCCGGAGGGCTGCCTGAGCGTGCGGCAGCGGCGCATGACCCTGCGGGATGACACCTCTTTTGTCTTCACCCTCACGGACAAGGACACTGGTGTCACCCGATATGGCATCTGCGTCAACTTCTACCGCTCCTTCCAAAAGCGCGTGCCTAAGGAAAAGGGGGAGGCCGGGCCAGGGTCCCGGGGGAAGGAAGGGCCCCGAGCCCCCTTCGTCTCCGAGGAGGTGGGCCCCAAGACCTCGGAGAGCGGCCCATCCCTGCAGCCGCCCAGTGCCGACTCCACCCCAGACGTGAGCCAGTCTCCGCGGGCCAGACGCCGGGCCAAGGCGGGGAGCCGGTCCCGCAACAGCACGCTGACGTCCCTGTGCGTGCTCAGCCACTACCCCTTCTTCTCTACCTTCCGAGAGTGTCTGTACACCCTCAAGCGTCTGGTGGACTGCTGCAGCGAGCGCCTGCTGGGCAAGAAACTGGGCCTCCCTCGAGGCATACAGAG GGACACCATGTGGCGAATCTTTACTGGATCGTTGTTAGTGGAGGAGAAGTCAAGTGCCCTGCTGCACGACCTCCGGGAGATTGAGGCCTGGATCTACCGGTTGCTGCGCTCCCCGGTACCTGTCTCGGGGCAGAAGCGAGTGGACATTGAGGTCCTGCCCCAGGAGCTCCAGCAGGCTCTGACCTTTGCTCTCCCAGACCCCTCTCGATTCACCCTAGTGGACTTCCCGCTGCACCTCCCCCTGGAGCTTCTGGGTGTGGACGCCTGTCTACAGGTGCTCACCTGCATCCTGTTAGAGCACAAG GTTGTGCTCCAGTCCCGAGACTACAATGCACTCTCCATGTCCGTGATGGCCTTTGTGGCGATGATCTACCCCTTGGAGTATATGTTTCCTGTTATCCCACTGCTGCCCACCTGCATGGCATCAGCAGAACAG CTGCTCTTGGCTCCAACACCATACATCATCGGAGTCCCTGCCAGCTTCTTCCTCTACAAACTGGACTTCAAAATGCCTGATGACGTGTGGCTAGTAGATCTGGACAGCAATAGG GTGATTGCCCCCACTAATGCGGAAGTGCTGCCTATCCTGCCAGAGCCGGAATCGTTAGAGTTGAAGAAGCATTTGAAGCAG GCCCTCGCCAGCATGAGTCTCAACACCCAACCCATCCTCAATCTGGAGAAATTCCACGAGGGCCAGGAGATCCCCCTTCTCCTGGGAAGGCCTTCTAATGACCTGCAGTCCACACCTTCCACCGAGTTCAACCCGCTCATCTACGGCAATGATGTGGATTCGGTGGATGTTGCAACCAG AGTGGCCATGGTCCGTTTCTTCAACTCCCCCAACGTGCTGCAGGGCTTTCAGATGCACACACGTACCCTACGTCTCTTCCCCCGGCCCGTGGTGGCTTTCCAAGCCGGCTCCTTTTTAGCCTCACGCCCCCGGCAGACTCCTTTCGCCGAGAAACTGGCCAGGACTCAGGCCGTGGAGTACTTTGGAGAATGGATCCTGAACCCCACCAACTACGCCTTCCAGCGGATTCACAACA ACATGTTCGATCCAGCTCTGATTGGCGACAAGCCCAAGTGGTATGCCCACCAGCTGCAGCCCATTCACTATCGAGTGTATGACAGTGGTTCCCAACTGGCCGAGGCGCTGAGCGTGCCGCCCGAGCGAGACTCTGACTCTGACCCAACTGACGACAG TGGGAGTGACAGCATGGATTATGACGATTCAAGCTCTTCTTACTCTTCCCTTGGTGACTTTGTCAGCGAGATGATGAAATGCGATATCAACGGTGATACTCCTA ACGTGGACCCTCTGACGCACGCGGCACTGGGAGATGCCAGCGAGGTGGCGATTGAGGAGCTGCAGAAccagaaggaggcagaggaaccCGGCCCGGATGGCGAGAGCTCTCAGGAAAACCCGCCCCTGCGCTCCAGCCCCAGCACCACTGTGAGCAGTAGCCCCAGCACCATTATCCACGGCGCCAGCTCT GAACCTGTTGACTCAGCAGAGACCGACGATAAGGCGGCAGGAGGCGTCCCCAAGTCCGTACCCACCGTGCCTCCCGGCATGGGCAAGTGCAGCATGGACAGGCATCAGACAGAAACCGGAGAGGGGTCAGTGCGCCAGCGAGCCTCTGACAGCCCGTGCCTCCAGCCCCAGTGTGGCTTTCCCCCTGAGGAAGACGATGAGCAGGGTGAAAGTTACACCCCCCGATTCAGCCAGCATGTCAGTGGCCATCG GGCTCAAAAGCTGCTGCGGCCCAGCAGCTTGAAGCTGGCAAGTGACTCAGACGCAGAGTCGGACTCTCGAGCGAGCTCGCCCACCTCCACTGTCTCCAGCAACAGCACGGAGGGCTTCGGGGGCATCATGTCTTTGGCCA GCAGCCTGTATCGGAACCACAGCACCAGCTTCAGCCTTTCGAACCTCACACTGCCCACCAAAGGAGCCCGAGAGAAGAGCACGCCCTTCCCCAGTCTGAAAG GGCACAGGCGGGCGTTGGTGGACCAGAAGTCGTCCGTCATTAAACACAGCCCGACCGTGAAGAGAGAGCCCCCGTCACCCCAGGGCCGAGCCAGCAACTCTAG TGAGAACCAGCAGTTCCTGAAGGAGGTGGTGCACAGCGTGCTGGACGGCCAGGGCGTCGGCTGGCTCAACATGAAGAAGGTGCGGCGGCTGCTGGAGAGCGAGCAGCTGCGCGTCTTCGTCCTGAGCAAGCTGAACCGCACGGTGCAGTCCGAGGACGAGGCCCGGCAGGATGTCATCCCCGACGTG GAGATCAGCCGGAAGGTGTACAAGGGCATGTTGGATCTGCTCAAGTGCACAGTCCTCAGTCTGGAGCAGTCCTTTGCCCACGCTGGCCTGGGTGGCATGGCCAGCATCTTCGGGCTTCTGGAGATCGCCCAGACCCACTACTACAGTAAAG AACCAGACAAGCGGAAGAGAAGTCCCACAGAGAGCATCAGTACACCAGTCGGCAAGGATCCTGGCCTGGCTGGGCGGGGGGACCCAAAGGCCATGGCACAGCTGAGGGTCCCCCAGCTGGGACCTCTGGCACCGAGTGCCCCAGGAAAGAgtcccaaagaactggacacCAGAAGTCTAAAGGAAGAGAACTTTGTGGCATCTATCG AATTGTGGAGCAAGCACCAGGAAGTGAAAAATCAAAAAGCTTTGGAAAAACAGA GGCCTGAAGTAATCAAACCCACCTTTGACCTTGGTGAGACCGACGAGAAAAAGTCCCAGGTCAGCGCAGACAGTGGTGTGAGCCTGACATCTGGTTCCCAG AGGACCGATCCAGACTCTGTCATCAGTGTGAGTCCCGCTGTGATGATCCGAAGCTCAAGTCAGGACTCTGAA GTGAGCAACAGCTCCGGAGAGACCCTGGGAGCAGACAGCGACCTCAGCAGCAGTGCGGGTGATGGCCCAGGCGGCGAGGGCAGCGCCTACTTGGCAGGCTCTCGAGGCACCTTGTCTGACAGCGAGATCGAGACCAACTCTGCCACCAGTGCCATCTTT GGTAAAGCCCATAGCTTGAAGCCAAGTGTGAAGGAGAAGCTGGTGGGCAGCCCAGTTCGCTTTTCTGAAGACGTCAGCCAGCGAGTCTACCTCTACGAGGGACTCCTAG GAAGGGACAAAGGATCGATGTGGGACCAGTTAGAGGACGCTGCTATGGAGACCTTTTCTATAA GCAAAGAGCGTTCTACTTTATGGGACCAAATGCAGTTCTGGGAAGACGCGTTCTTAGATGCCGTGATGTTGGAGAGAGAAGGAATGGGCATGGACCAGGGTCCCCAGGAAATGATAGACAG GTACCTGTCCCTGGGAGAACACGACCGGAAGCGCCTGGAGGACGATGAAGACCGTCTGCTGGCCACACTCTTGCACAACCTCATCTCGTACATGCTGCTGATGAAG GTAAATAAGAATGACATCCGGAAGAAGGTGAGGCGCCTGATGGGAAAGTCCCATATTGGGCTTGTGTACAGTCAGCAAATCAATGAAGTCCTTGACCAGCTGGCCAACCTG AATGGACGCGATCTCTCCATCCGGTCCAGTGGCAGCCGGCACATGAAGAAGCAGACATTCGTGGTACATGCAGGGACAGACACGAATGGAGATATCTTTTTCATGGAG GTGTGTGACGACTGCGTGGTGCTGCGCAGTAACATCGGGACGGTGTACGAGCGCTGGTGGTACGAGAAACTCATCAACATGACCTACTGCCCCAAGACCAAGGTGCTGTGCTTGTGGCGCAGAAATGGCTCCGAGACCCAGCTCAACAAGTTCTATACTAAGAAG TGTCGGGAGCTGTACTACTGCGTGAAGGACAGCATGGAGCGCGCCGCCGCCCGCCAGCAGAGCATCAAGCCGG GGCCGGAATTGGGTGGCGAGTTCCCCGTGCAGGACATGAAGACTGGCGAGGGGGGCTTGCTGCAGGTCACCCTCGAAGGGATCAACCTCAAGTTCATGCACAACCAG
- the MADD gene encoding MAP kinase-activating death domain protein isoform X15, which translates to MVQKKKSCPRLLDYLVIVGARHPSSDSVAQTPELLRRYPLEDHSEFPLPPDVVFFCQPEGCLSVRQRRMTLRDDTSFVFTLTDKDTGVTRYGICVNFYRSFQKRVPKEKGEAGPGSRGKEGPRAPFVSEEVGPKTSESGPSLQPPSADSTPDVSQSPRARRRAKAGSRSRNSTLTSLCVLSHYPFFSTFRECLYTLKRLVDCCSERLLGKKLGLPRGIQRDTMWRIFTGSLLVEEKSSALLHDLREIEAWIYRLLRSPVPVSGQKRVDIEVLPQELQQALTFALPDPSRFTLVDFPLHLPLELLGVDACLQVLTCILLEHKVVLQSRDYNALSMSVMAFVAMIYPLEYMFPVIPLLPTCMASAEQLLLAPTPYIIGVPASFFLYKLDFKMPDDVWLVDLDSNRVIAPTNAEVLPILPEPESLELKKHLKQALASMSLNTQPILNLEKFHEGQEIPLLLGRPSNDLQSTPSTEFNPLIYGNDVDSVDVATRVAMVRFFNSPNVLQGFQMHTRTLRLFPRPVVAFQAGSFLASRPRQTPFAEKLARTQAVEYFGEWILNPTNYAFQRIHNNMFDPALIGDKPKWYAHQLQPIHYRVYDSGSQLAEALSVPPERDSDSDPTDDSGSDSMDYDDSSSSYSSLGDFVSEMMKCDINGDTPNVDPLTHAALGDASEVAIEELQNQKEAEEPGPDGESSQENPPLRSSPSTTVSSSPSTIIHGASSEPVDSAETDDKAAGGVPKSVPTVPPGMGKCSMDRHQTETGEGAQKLLRPSSLKLASDSDAESDSRASSPTSTVSSNSTEGFGGIMSLASSLYRNHSTSFSLSNLTLPTKGAREKSTPFPSLKVFGLNTLMEIVTEAGPGSGEGHRRALVDQKSSVIKHSPTVKREPPSPQGRASNSSENQQFLKEVVHSVLDGQGVGWLNMKKVRRLLESEQLRVFVLSKLNRTVQSEDEARQDVIPDVEISRKVYKGMLDLLKCTVLSLEQSFAHAGLGGMASIFGLLEIAQTHYYSKEPDKRKRSPTESISTPVGKDPGLAGRGDPKAMAQLRVPQLGPLAPSAPGKSPKELDTRSLKEENFVASIELWSKHQEVKNQKALEKQRPEVIKPTFDLGETDEKKSQVSADSGVSLTSGSQRTDPDSVISVSPAVMIRSSSQDSEVSNSSGETLGADSDLSSSAGDGPGGEGSAYLAGSRGTLSDSEIETNSATSAIFGKAHSLKPSVKEKLVGSPVRFSEDVSQRVYLYEGLLGRDKGSMWDQLEDAAMETFSISKERSTLWDQMQFWEDAFLDAVMLEREGMGMDQGPQEMIDRYLSLGEHDRKRLEDDEDRLLATLLHNLISYMLLMKVNKNDIRKKVRRLMGKSHIGLVYSQQINEVLDQLANLNGRDLSIRSSGSRHMKKQTFVVHAGTDTNGDIFFMEVCDDCVVLRSNIGTVYERWWYEKLINMTYCPKTKVLCLWRRNGSETQLNKFYTKKCRELYYCVKDSMERAAARQQSIKPGPELGGEFPVQDMKTGEGGLLQVTLEGINLKFMHNQVFIELNHIKKCNTVRGVFVLEEFVPEIKEVVSHKYKTPMAHEICYSVLCLFSYVAAVRSSEEDLRTPPRPVSS; encoded by the exons ATGGTGCAAAAGAAGAAGTCCTGTCCTCGGTTACTTGACTACCTGGTGATCGTAGGGGCCAG GCACCCGAGCAGTGACAGTGTGGCCCAGACTCCGGAACTGCTACGGCGGTACCCACTAGAGGACCACTCGGAGTTTCCCCTGCCCCCGGATGTCGTGTTCTTCTGCCAGCCGGAGGGCTGCCTGAGCGTGCGGCAGCGGCGCATGACCCTGCGGGATGACACCTCTTTTGTCTTCACCCTCACGGACAAGGACACTGGTGTCACCCGATATGGCATCTGCGTCAACTTCTACCGCTCCTTCCAAAAGCGCGTGCCTAAGGAAAAGGGGGAGGCCGGGCCAGGGTCCCGGGGGAAGGAAGGGCCCCGAGCCCCCTTCGTCTCCGAGGAGGTGGGCCCCAAGACCTCGGAGAGCGGCCCATCCCTGCAGCCGCCCAGTGCCGACTCCACCCCAGACGTGAGCCAGTCTCCGCGGGCCAGACGCCGGGCCAAGGCGGGGAGCCGGTCCCGCAACAGCACGCTGACGTCCCTGTGCGTGCTCAGCCACTACCCCTTCTTCTCTACCTTCCGAGAGTGTCTGTACACCCTCAAGCGTCTGGTGGACTGCTGCAGCGAGCGCCTGCTGGGCAAGAAACTGGGCCTCCCTCGAGGCATACAGAG GGACACCATGTGGCGAATCTTTACTGGATCGTTGTTAGTGGAGGAGAAGTCAAGTGCCCTGCTGCACGACCTCCGGGAGATTGAGGCCTGGATCTACCGGTTGCTGCGCTCCCCGGTACCTGTCTCGGGGCAGAAGCGAGTGGACATTGAGGTCCTGCCCCAGGAGCTCCAGCAGGCTCTGACCTTTGCTCTCCCAGACCCCTCTCGATTCACCCTAGTGGACTTCCCGCTGCACCTCCCCCTGGAGCTTCTGGGTGTGGACGCCTGTCTACAGGTGCTCACCTGCATCCTGTTAGAGCACAAG GTTGTGCTCCAGTCCCGAGACTACAATGCACTCTCCATGTCCGTGATGGCCTTTGTGGCGATGATCTACCCCTTGGAGTATATGTTTCCTGTTATCCCACTGCTGCCCACCTGCATGGCATCAGCAGAACAG CTGCTCTTGGCTCCAACACCATACATCATCGGAGTCCCTGCCAGCTTCTTCCTCTACAAACTGGACTTCAAAATGCCTGATGACGTGTGGCTAGTAGATCTGGACAGCAATAGG GTGATTGCCCCCACTAATGCGGAAGTGCTGCCTATCCTGCCAGAGCCGGAATCGTTAGAGTTGAAGAAGCATTTGAAGCAG GCCCTCGCCAGCATGAGTCTCAACACCCAACCCATCCTCAATCTGGAGAAATTCCACGAGGGCCAGGAGATCCCCCTTCTCCTGGGAAGGCCTTCTAATGACCTGCAGTCCACACCTTCCACCGAGTTCAACCCGCTCATCTACGGCAATGATGTGGATTCGGTGGATGTTGCAACCAG AGTGGCCATGGTCCGTTTCTTCAACTCCCCCAACGTGCTGCAGGGCTTTCAGATGCACACACGTACCCTACGTCTCTTCCCCCGGCCCGTGGTGGCTTTCCAAGCCGGCTCCTTTTTAGCCTCACGCCCCCGGCAGACTCCTTTCGCCGAGAAACTGGCCAGGACTCAGGCCGTGGAGTACTTTGGAGAATGGATCCTGAACCCCACCAACTACGCCTTCCAGCGGATTCACAACA ACATGTTCGATCCAGCTCTGATTGGCGACAAGCCCAAGTGGTATGCCCACCAGCTGCAGCCCATTCACTATCGAGTGTATGACAGTGGTTCCCAACTGGCCGAGGCGCTGAGCGTGCCGCCCGAGCGAGACTCTGACTCTGACCCAACTGACGACAG TGGGAGTGACAGCATGGATTATGACGATTCAAGCTCTTCTTACTCTTCCCTTGGTGACTTTGTCAGCGAGATGATGAAATGCGATATCAACGGTGATACTCCTA ACGTGGACCCTCTGACGCACGCGGCACTGGGAGATGCCAGCGAGGTGGCGATTGAGGAGCTGCAGAAccagaaggaggcagaggaaccCGGCCCGGATGGCGAGAGCTCTCAGGAAAACCCGCCCCTGCGCTCCAGCCCCAGCACCACTGTGAGCAGTAGCCCCAGCACCATTATCCACGGCGCCAGCTCT GAACCTGTTGACTCAGCAGAGACCGACGATAAGGCGGCAGGAGGCGTCCCCAAGTCCGTACCCACCGTGCCTCCCGGCATGGGCAAGTGCAGCATGGACAGGCATCAGACAGAAACCGGAGAGGG GGCTCAAAAGCTGCTGCGGCCCAGCAGCTTGAAGCTGGCAAGTGACTCAGACGCAGAGTCGGACTCTCGAGCGAGCTCGCCCACCTCCACTGTCTCCAGCAACAGCACGGAGGGCTTCGGGGGCATCATGTCTTTGGCCA GCAGCCTGTATCGGAACCACAGCACCAGCTTCAGCCTTTCGAACCTCACACTGCCCACCAAAGGAGCCCGAGAGAAGAGCACGCCCTTCCCCAGTCTGAAAG TATTTGGGCTAAATACTCTAATGGAGATTGTTACTGAAGCCGGCCCCGGGAGTGGTGAAG GGCACAGGCGGGCGTTGGTGGACCAGAAGTCGTCCGTCATTAAACACAGCCCGACCGTGAAGAGAGAGCCCCCGTCACCCCAGGGCCGAGCCAGCAACTCTAG TGAGAACCAGCAGTTCCTGAAGGAGGTGGTGCACAGCGTGCTGGACGGCCAGGGCGTCGGCTGGCTCAACATGAAGAAGGTGCGGCGGCTGCTGGAGAGCGAGCAGCTGCGCGTCTTCGTCCTGAGCAAGCTGAACCGCACGGTGCAGTCCGAGGACGAGGCCCGGCAGGATGTCATCCCCGACGTG GAGATCAGCCGGAAGGTGTACAAGGGCATGTTGGATCTGCTCAAGTGCACAGTCCTCAGTCTGGAGCAGTCCTTTGCCCACGCTGGCCTGGGTGGCATGGCCAGCATCTTCGGGCTTCTGGAGATCGCCCAGACCCACTACTACAGTAAAG AACCAGACAAGCGGAAGAGAAGTCCCACAGAGAGCATCAGTACACCAGTCGGCAAGGATCCTGGCCTGGCTGGGCGGGGGGACCCAAAGGCCATGGCACAGCTGAGGGTCCCCCAGCTGGGACCTCTGGCACCGAGTGCCCCAGGAAAGAgtcccaaagaactggacacCAGAAGTCTAAAGGAAGAGAACTTTGTGGCATCTATCG AATTGTGGAGCAAGCACCAGGAAGTGAAAAATCAAAAAGCTTTGGAAAAACAGA GGCCTGAAGTAATCAAACCCACCTTTGACCTTGGTGAGACCGACGAGAAAAAGTCCCAGGTCAGCGCAGACAGTGGTGTGAGCCTGACATCTGGTTCCCAG AGGACCGATCCAGACTCTGTCATCAGTGTGAGTCCCGCTGTGATGATCCGAAGCTCAAGTCAGGACTCTGAA GTGAGCAACAGCTCCGGAGAGACCCTGGGAGCAGACAGCGACCTCAGCAGCAGTGCGGGTGATGGCCCAGGCGGCGAGGGCAGCGCCTACTTGGCAGGCTCTCGAGGCACCTTGTCTGACAGCGAGATCGAGACCAACTCTGCCACCAGTGCCATCTTT GGTAAAGCCCATAGCTTGAAGCCAAGTGTGAAGGAGAAGCTGGTGGGCAGCCCAGTTCGCTTTTCTGAAGACGTCAGCCAGCGAGTCTACCTCTACGAGGGACTCCTAG GAAGGGACAAAGGATCGATGTGGGACCAGTTAGAGGACGCTGCTATGGAGACCTTTTCTATAA GCAAAGAGCGTTCTACTTTATGGGACCAAATGCAGTTCTGGGAAGACGCGTTCTTAGATGCCGTGATGTTGGAGAGAGAAGGAATGGGCATGGACCAGGGTCCCCAGGAAATGATAGACAG GTACCTGTCCCTGGGAGAACACGACCGGAAGCGCCTGGAGGACGATGAAGACCGTCTGCTGGCCACACTCTTGCACAACCTCATCTCGTACATGCTGCTGATGAAG GTAAATAAGAATGACATCCGGAAGAAGGTGAGGCGCCTGATGGGAAAGTCCCATATTGGGCTTGTGTACAGTCAGCAAATCAATGAAGTCCTTGACCAGCTGGCCAACCTG AATGGACGCGATCTCTCCATCCGGTCCAGTGGCAGCCGGCACATGAAGAAGCAGACATTCGTGGTACATGCAGGGACAGACACGAATGGAGATATCTTTTTCATGGAG GTGTGTGACGACTGCGTGGTGCTGCGCAGTAACATCGGGACGGTGTACGAGCGCTGGTGGTACGAGAAACTCATCAACATGACCTACTGCCCCAAGACCAAGGTGCTGTGCTTGTGGCGCAGAAATGGCTCCGAGACCCAGCTCAACAAGTTCTATACTAAGAAG TGTCGGGAGCTGTACTACTGCGTGAAGGACAGCATGGAGCGCGCCGCCGCCCGCCAGCAGAGCATCAAGCCGG GGCCGGAATTGGGTGGCGAGTTCCCCGTGCAGGACATGAAGACTGGCGAGGGGGGCTTGCTGCAGGTCACCCTCGAAGGGATCAACCTCAAGTTCATGCACAACCAG